The DNA region AGGCCCATTTTTCAAACTCCCTTTTTGTTGCAGGCACTGCCTGCGTACTGCGGCATGGTGATGCACGCGACGTTCCCGCCGCCGAGGAGGATTTCCCGGGAGTTTTCGATACCGACGATTGTGTGTTGCGGGAACAGTTCGGCGAGGGTCGCTTGCGCCGCCTGATCATGGCGATCGCCAAACAGCGGCACCACGATCGAGGAATTGCCGGCGTAATAGTTGATATACGACGCGCAGATTTTCGTCCCGGCCTGACGGGTGTGCGTGCTGTCTTGCTGATCCAGGCCTTCGGCTTCTTCAGCGGTCCATTCCAGCACATCCGGTTGCGGCAGCTTGTGCACTTTCAGCTCGCGGCCACGGCTGTCGCGGGTGCTGCGCAGAATGTCGTAGGCCTCCTGGTAGATTTCCCATTGCGGATCATCGCGATTATCGGTCCATTGCAGCACCACTTCACCGGGGCGCACGAAGCAGGCGAGATCGTCGACATGGCCGTCGGTTTCGTCGAATTTGCAGCCCCGTGGCAGCCAGATGATTTGCTCGGCGCCGAGGTAATCGGTCAATCGCCGGGTGACTTCGTCCTTGCCCAGGTGCTGGTTGCGATTGCGGTTGAGCAGGCATTGTTCGGTGGTGAGAATGCTGCCCTGGCCGTCACTCTGGATACCGCCCAGCTCGGCAATCAGCGGCGCGCGGTAGCGGTCGAACCATTCAATTTCGAGGATTTTGCTGGCGATCTGGTCGTCCTTGTCCCACGGGTAATACAAGCCGCCATCGAGGCCGCCGTATGCGTTGAACTCGAAGTCCACGCCGCGCACCTCACCGCTGTCGTCGTTGACCACAAAGCATGGGCCACTGTCCCGAAACCAGGTGTCGTTGCAGGTCATTTCCACCACCCGCACTTGAGGTGGCAATTGGCGGCGAGCGGTGGCGAACTGCGCGGCGGACGCGCACACGGTGACCGGTTCGCTCCGGGAGATGGCAGTGACGATCTGCACCCAGACTTTCTGCGCAGGCTTGGCACCATTGCGCCAGACATCGGTGCGCTCCGGCCAGCCGAGCCAGCAACCGGACTTGGTTTCGAATTCGCCAGGCAAACGGAAACCATCGAGTTTGGGGGTGGAGTCGAGCAAACGTGCCATGGTCAAACCTCATCAGCGGGGATTGGAATAACCACAGGCTACGGTCGCGGGCGCCCTCCTCGCCAACGAGGATTATTTCGGAATACTTGAATTCAATTCATCAATCGATCAGCTGATCGTTGAACCATTCCAGCATCTGCGCCACTGCCGGGCGCTCCAGCCGCACCCGCTCACACACCAGCGCATATTGGCCGAGTGCAGTCATGCTCGAGGTGAACGGCCGGACCAGACGACCACTTTGCAAATCCTCCTGCGCGGTCAAGTTATCGCCCATGGCCACGCCCTGCCCTTGGGCCGCTGCTTCCAGCGCCAAACCGGCGTGGGCGAAATACAGCTGCCGTTCCGGGCGCTGATCACCGGCATGGCTGGTGAGCCACGCGGTCCAGGTCTTGCCGTCTTGATCGTCGTGCAGCAGGCAGTGACGCGCCAGATCCTTCGGGGTTTTCAACGTGCCCTGGTTGAACAGTCCGGGGCTGCACACCGGGAAGAACTGCAACGCCGGCAACGGCCGGACGAAGTACGCGCTGCTGTCCACCGGGCCGGTGCCGTAAGTGATCGCAAGGTCGATGTCTTCGCCCGGCGCCGTGGCGTCGATCGGTTGTTCATAGAGGTGCAAAGTGATGTGCGGATAGCGCGCGTAAAAATCCGCCAGGCGACTCATCAACCACTTTTGCGCCAGCTCGGCAGTGACCGCCAGGCGCAACACCGCCAGCGATGACGGGTCACGCAGTTCATCACAGGCATCGCCGATCAGTTCGAAGGCCTGCTGCAGGCTTTGCATCAGGCGCCCGGCGGCCATCGTCGGGCGAATCTGCCGGCCTTCACGGATGAACAACGTCACGCCCAATTGCTCTTCGAGCTGTCGAATCTGATGGCTGACCGCGCTGTCGGTGACGCACAACTCCGCCGCTGCCCGGCCGAAATGGGCGTGACGGGCGGCGCATTCGAAGGTTCTGAGTGCTGCTAAAGAAGGCAGTCGTCGCATGAGTTTCAGCCCCAGTGATGAAGGCGCTCATGCTGCCTTGGTCATTTGCGGGCGTCCAGCGGGACCGCGTTATCGTTCATCGCGAGCAAGCTCGCTCCCACATTTGATCTAAGTCGTTCACAGAGTTTGTGTTCACAGGAGATCCCCTGTGGGAGCGAGCTTGCTCGCGATGAGGCCAGCACATTCACCACAAATCCAACGCCCCATCACCCTCCCTTATCCACCATGACTTCCCCCCAAACCCGGCGCATGTTGAATCTCTCAATCGGAGGGATTCGCCATGCTCAACACACTCAAACAGATCAACTCAACCTCAGCCTTTAACCGCTGGGCCGGTTTCGAAGTCACTCGCGCCGAGAGCGGCGAAGCCGAGCTCACCATGGCTTTTCGCGAGAGCGATATGGCGCAGTACGCAGGCTTCCTGCACGCCGGACTGATCGGCGCGCTGCTCGACACAGCCTGCGGATTCGCAGCCGGAACGGTCGCCGGCAACGTGCTAGCATCGCATTTTTCAGTGAGCTGCCTGGCACCCGCCATCGGCGAAGTGTTCATCGCTCGGGGTCAGGTGGTGAAGGCTGGCAAGAAGCAGGTGTTTGCCCGCGCCGAGTTGTTTGCGCAAACCGGCGATCAACTGAAACTGGTGGCGACCGGCGATGCGATTCTCGTACCGGTCGAGGGGCGCTGAAGGTCTAGGCTGTCTTGGGTAAGTTCCAGACCCGTCGGAGGTTCCCATGCAGCTCGAAGGTTCCTGCCATTGCGGCGCAGTGTCGTTCAGTTTGACCAGCGCCCACCCCTACCCGTATCAACGTTGCTACTGCTCGATCTGCCGCAAGACCCAGGGCGGTGGCGGCTACTCGATCAACCTGGGTGGCGATGCCGGCAGCCTGAAGGTGCGCGGTCGCAAGCACATTGCGATTTATCACGCACGACTCAAGGAAGAAGGCGATAAACGCGCCCACAGCAGCACCGCCGAGCGGCACTTCTGTTCTCTGTGTGGCTCAGGCTTGTGGCTGTTCAGCCCGGACTGGCCGGAACTGATTCACCCGTTTGCCTCTGCCATCGACACCCCGCTGCCGGTGCCACCGGAGCACACGCACTTGATGCTCGGTTCCAAGGCGACGTGGGTGGCAGTCGAGGCGCATCCTGGGGATCAGCAGTTCGACATTTATCCCGAAGAGTCCATCGCCGAGTGGCATGAGCGCCTGGGTTTGAGCCGCTAAGCCGGTTCACAGTCTTTGACAGTTTCCCGACAAAGCTGTCAAAGATTGCTGGCCGGCAGCCGCCTAGCATGGGCGCATCCAAACTCCCTCGGGTGCTCCCATGTTTCGCTCGCTATGTCTGTCGTTGACTTCGCTTTGCCTGCTCATTCCCACTGACTCTTTGCGCGCTGAAGACTGGCGCTACACCTTGCGGGCCGGTGCAGCCAGCGTGCCCCGTTACAGCGGCAGTGACGAACGCGTGGTGGCGCCGCTGCTGGGCGGTGAAATCGTCAGCCCTTACGGATTCTTCCTGGACACTGAAAAGGGTCTGGGCTGGGCGTTTGACGAGAACGACTTCGGCCTCAGCGTGCACATCGGCGCCAGTGATGTGCGCAAGGATCGCAAGACCGGGTTCAAAGGTTCGGATGAGCTGAACGGCATGGGCTCGATCAAGTCGCGCCCGGCGCTGGGGCTCGACGGGACTTACCACATGGGGCCGATTATTCTCGGTGCGAGCTTTGAGCATGCATTGGAAAAAGACGATGACGATCATGACACCGGCTCGGCCTGGAACCGGTTGAAACTGAGCATCAGCGCGCCGTTTTATGAAGGTGACTATGGCAAGGTCGTGGGCAGCCTCAATAGCCAGTTTGGTGACAGTAATTACGTGCGCACCTGGTACGGCGTCAGCGATGCCCAAGCGTCGCGTAGTCGGTTCAGGGCTTATGACACGCAGGGCGGGCTGGTGAGTCGCGGGGCGGATTTGACTTGGACAGTGCCCGTCAATGATCAGTGGAGTGTTTCGACGGTGCTGGCGGTGCAGTATTTGGCGAATGATGCGGCGGACAGTCCGATTGTTGAGCGGCGGATGCAGACATCGTTGGCTGGGCAGGTGGCATACACCTTTTGACGATGCGGTGTTGCTGATGGCCCTATCGCGAGCAAGCTCGCTCCCACAGGGGAATGCATTTCAAATGTGGGAGCGAGCTTGCTCGCGATGGCGTCAGTTAGAACAACACAATTAATCCTGGTGTGCCCAGGTCATGCGAAATGACGCCCCGCCCCACGGCGAGTCTGCCACTTCCACTTGCCCGCCATGGGATTGCGACACCCGCCGCACCAGCGCCAGGCCCAGGCCGAAGCCGCCAGTGCGGCGGTCGCGGCTGGCGTCCAGGCGCGAGAACGGTTCGAAGATTTTCTCCCGCCCGTCCATCGGCACACCCGGCCCGTCGTCGTTGACCCGCACTTCGTAGTGATCACCGGAGCGCACCAACGACACTTCCACCCGCTCATCGGCATAACGAATGGCATTGCGCAGCAGGTTGATCACCGCCCGGGCCATGAAACGCGGCTCGATGCGGACCTCATCGACCTGACACTCGACAATCAGCAATTGCACGCCGGCGGCTTCGGCTTCCAGCGCGACGCTGCCGACCACGCTGTCGAGCCAACTGCTGGCCTGAATGTTTTCCCGAGTGATCACCGTGGCGCCGCGCTCGAGGCTGGCATAGGTGAGCAGTTCGGACACCATCTCTTCCAGTTCGCCGAGGTCGGCGTACATGTCAGCAATCAGTTCACGGTTCTGGGTTGGATCGGGTTGCTGCTTGAGCTGGTCAAGCTCGAACGACAGCCGGGCAATCGGCGTACGCAGTTCATGGGACACCGCGTTGGTCAGCTCGCGCTGATTGGCAATCAGGCCTTCGATGCGCGCCGCCATCAGGTTGAAGTGTTCGGCCAGGTCGCGGATGTTCGAGCGCTTGGAAAGCTGGATCCGCGACGACAGATCGTTATCGCCAAAACGCTCGGCCGCCAGACGCAGTTTTTCCAGATCGCGCCAGTGCGGCCGTACCCAGAAAAGCAACACGAAACCGATCATCACCGCGATCATCAGATAGGCCGCGGCAATGTAGAACGGCATCAGGCTCGGTTCGGCCGGCAGCTTGATGCTGAGCAGTTGCGAACCGTCGTCAATGCGCGAGATGAACTGCGTGTATTTGTCGCGAATCACCAGCAGGCCCTGGGCCAACTCGGCTTTCTCCTGCTCGGTCAGGGACAATTGATAGGTCTCGACCAGGGTCAGGCCCAAGCCGTAGTGGGGGCGCACCGCTTCCAGTTGTCGCTCCCGGGCCGAACCGTCCAGGCCGTGCAACTGCTCGGCCAGCGACCAGGCCTGGCCACGCACCGCCTCTCGGTTGTAGCTCTGCATCTGACCGTCGAGCAGCGCATCGAACGTGCGCTCGACGGTTTGCAGCCCCAGCACCAGGCCCACCGTCATCACCAGAAACAACCCCAAAAATAACCGCAGCATTTACAACTCCCACGCAAACGGATTGAACAGGTAACCCTTGCCCCAGACGGTCTTGATGCACACCGGTTCTCGAGGGTTGTCCTTGAGCTTGCCTCGGAGCTTGCTGATGTAGACGTCAACGCTGCGGTTGAGACCGTCGAAGGCAATACCGCGCATGCGGTTGAGGATGTCGTCGCGGGACAGAATCTTGCCGGCGGCGCTGGCCAGCAACCACAGCAGTTCGAACTCCATGGTGGTGAGTTCGATGCCCTCACCCGCCAGCCGCACTTCCCGGCAGCTACGGTCGATGCTCAGATGGCCGAATTCCAGCGCGCTGCACACGCCACTGTCTGGCGTCTGGCGGCGTTGCAAGGCGCGTAACCGGGCCAGCAGAACCGGCGGTTTGATCGGTTTGATCACGTAGTCATCGGCGCCGGATTCCAGCCCGAGAATGTGATCAAGGTCATCTTCCTTGGCGGTAAGAATGACGATCGGCGTGTCGGATACGCTGCGGATCTCGCGGCACACGTGCAGACCGCTCTGGCCCGGCAGCATCAGGTCGAGCACGACGACTTTCGGTTTGAATTCGAGGAACGCGGCCAATGCGAGGTCGCCGCGATGCACCTGCAGCACCTCAAAACCGTGTTGGGACAGGAAATGCGCGATCAGCCCGGAGAGCTTTTCGTCGTCTTCCACCAGCAGTACTTTGCCAAAACCCAGGTTATCCATAACGCCCGTCTGCCAACCCTTGTGTGAAGTGGCCGGCATTATGGCGTCAAACGGTGACCGGACGGTTATCGCAGGCAGCAAAAACCGGCCACGGGGGCCGGTTTTCGGAGATGTTTCATTCTTTTAAGAGTTTTTAACAATTCAGACGTAAAAGATCGCAGCCTCGTTTCACTCGACAGCTCCTACAGGAAATGCACTCCAATGTAGGAGCTGTCGAGTGAAACGAGGCTGCGATCTTTTGATCTTCACGCCGCGGTTGGCACACCGCTGTGGAAACGAAACTCCACATCCGGCGACTCGATCAGCTCCTGCTCGGCGGCGCGGACCTTGTCGATCACCTGGGCGATGTCCTTGGCGTCACCGTACTGGTAGGCCAGTTTCAGGTAACCCTGGAAATGCCGGGCCTCGCTTTTCAGCAGGCCAAAGTAGAACTTGCCCAGCTCTTCGTCCAGATGCGGCACCAGCGCTTCAAAACGCTCGCAGCTACGCGCTTCGATAAAGGCGCCGACCACCAGGGTGTCCACCAGTTTGACCGGCTCGTGGCTACGCACCACTTTGCGCAGGCCCGAGGCGTAGCGCCCGGCAGACAGCTGACGCAGCTCGATCTTGCGCTTTTTCATCAGGCGCATGACCTGTTCGTGGTGCACCAGTTCTTCCCGGGCCAGACGCGACATCAGGTTGATCAGATCGACGTGGGAGTGATACTTGGCGATCAGGCTCAACGCGGTACTGGCGGCCTTGAATTCACAGCTTTTGTGATCGATCAGCAGGGTTTCCTGATCAGCCAGCGCGGCCTGAACCCAGCCATCGGGGGTGCGGCAGCCGAGGAACTCGTGAATTTCGGGAAGGATCATGGGGCTCACGGATAAGAGGTTCAAATCGAAGGGCGCCGATTATACCGGCCTGCCGGCAGACCACCAGTCGCGACCGTTGATATACATCAAGTCCCGAATGGCCGGGCAGCAACTATAGTTGTCCAACGCAGTATTTTTTACTTCATGGAGATCCCGATCATGCAAGCCATTCGCAGCATTCTGGTGGTCCTCGAACCTGAACACTCGGAAAGCCTGGCGCTCAAACGGGCCAAGCTGATTGCCGGCGTGACCCAGGCTCATCTGCATCTGCTGGTCTGCGACCGCAAGCATGACCACAGCGGCATGTTGGGTGTGCTCAAGGCCGCGCTGATCGAGGACGGCTACAGCGTCACCACCGAGCAGGCCTGGAACGAAAGCCTGCACGAAACCATTGTCGATGTGCAGCAAGCTGAAGGCTGCGGACTGGTGGTCAAGCAGCATTACCCCGACAGTCCGCTGAAAAAAGCCCTGCTGACCCCGGCGGACTGGAAACTGCTGCGTTACTGCCCGACGCCGGTGCTGCTGGTCAAAACCTCGAAACCCTGGACTGGCGGCGTCATTCTGGCGGCGATCGACGTCGGTAGTACCGATGGTGAACACCGCACCTTGCACTCTTGCATTGTCGATCACGGTTACGACATCGCCAGCCTGGCCAAGGCCCATTTGCACGTGGTCAGTGCCCATCCGTCGCCGATGCTGTCGGCGGCCGACCCGACGTTGCAACTCAGCGAAACCATCGAGGCGCGCTATCGCGAACAGTGCAAGGCGTTTCAGGCCGAGTTCGATATCGATGACGAGCACCTGCATATCGAGGAAGGTCCGGCGGATGTGTTGATTCCGTTCATAGTTCACAAGCTGCAGGCGGCGGTGACGGTGATTGGCACTGTCGCACGATCGGGTTTGTCAGGGGCGTTGATCGGGAATACGGCGGAGGTGGTACTGGATGCGGTGGAGAGCGATGTGCTGGTGCTGAAGCCGGATACGATCATGGATCATCTGGAGGAGATCGTGACCCAGCATTAAGCAAGATCAAAAGATCGCAGCCTTCGGCAGCTCCTACATGAATCGCATCCCTCTGTAGGAGCTGCCGAAGGCTGCGATCTTTGACTTTAAAAATCAGCCGCCGAAGGCATCCCTGAGAAAGCCAGGTGCAATGTAGCGCTGGTAATGCGCCTCGGAGAGTAAAAAGAACTCCCGATCAATGGCGTCTCGCAGTTCCGGCAGGTTCCAGTCGCGAAACTCTGGCATCAGCACCATTCCATACGCTTCAAGGTTGTTGATGACCCGCGCGCCCCGGGCGATCAACTGATAGGCCCAGCAATATTCCGACTGATGCGGCACAAAGCGGATCTTGCGCTGCTCCAGCTGCAGTCGAAGACGCTGTGGATCGAAAACTTCAAGCTTGCTGGCCATCACCTGGGACAGCAGCAGCTCAAGACGCAGCCACACCGCGCGTTTCTCCTCCTCGTTGTAACCATTCCAGTTGATCACTTCATGGTGGAAACGCTTGCAGCCACGGCACACCAAATCACCGTAAACAGTGGAGCAGAGGCCGACGCAGGGGGTCTTGATGGTCTGATTGGGCATAGGTTGGGAGAGCACGGGAAAGCAGAACAGGTCGGCATGTTAGCCCTTTGTCTAACATTGATCACCCCTCAATCTTGAGGGTCTAACTTACCTTTAATTTTTTTTTGCCGTAGAATCAGCCAGCCTTTTAAGGCGCCAATGTCCGTTAGAAGCTGTTTTCAAAGCGTCACGAGCACAGTCGTTCCTTCAGAGCGGTGTTGGCGAAGGGTTTTTCCAGCGGGGAAAAGCCCAACGCCAACCCTCATCAGCTCCCCGTTCTGCAGGCGTAAAACTTTGAAAGCAGCTTCTGTAAGGAATTGTCGGTAATTCTGGCTAAGTGGCCCACAACGCCACGCAGCGCATGAGTACGGCAATTTCGGGATGAGCGTCCCGGACACCCATTTGGGACCACTGATGAGGGTAATAACTGTGCTTGAAGCCTACCGCAAACATATCGAAGAGCGTGCAGCACTGGGTATCGTTCCCCAGCCGCTTAACGCCGAACAAACTGCAGGCCTGGTCGAGCTGCTGAAAAATCCCCCGGCTGGCGAAGAAGCCTTCCTCGTTGACCTGATCACCAATCGCATTCCGCCAGGTGTGGACGAAGCAGCCTATGTAAAGGCCGGTTTCCTGTCTGCCCTCGCTAAAGGCGAAGCAAAATCCCCTCTGATCGACAAGAAACGCGCTGTTGAACTGCTCGGCACCATGCAGGGCGGCTACAACATCGTGACTCTGGTTAATCTGCTGGACGACGCCGAACTGGCGCCAGTCGCTGCCGAAGAACTCAAGCACACCCTGCTGATGTTCGACGCTTTCCACGACGTCGCTGAAAAAGCCAAGAACGGCAACGTTCACGCCAAAGGCGTGCTGCAATCCTGGGCTGACGGCGAGTGGTTCAAAAACCGCCCTGTCCTGGCCGACAAGATCAGCCTGCGCGTGTTCAAGGTCACCGGCGAAACCAACACCGACGACCTGTCCCCTGCTCCGGACGCCTGGTCCCGCCCGGACATCCCGCTGCACGCCCTCGCCATGCTGAAAATGGCCCGTGAAGGCATCGTGCCTGACGCCCAGGGCGTCACCGGTCCGATGAAGCAGATCGAAGAAATGCGCGGTCAAGGCTTCCCGATCGCCTACGTCGGCGACGTGGTCGGTACCGGTTCTTCGCGTAAATCCGCCACCAACTCGGTGCTGTGGTTCTTCGGCGACGACGTTCCGTTCATCCCGAACAAGCGTGCTGGCGGTTTCTGCTTCGGCAACAAGATCGCTCCAATCTTCTACAACACCATGGAAGATGCTGGCGCACTGCCAATCGAATTCGACGTCACCAACATGCACATGGGCGACGTGATCGACCTGTACCCGCATGCTGGCAAAGTCTGCAAACACGGCACTGACGAAGTCCTGACCACCTTCGAAATGAAGACCCCGGTGCTGTTGGACGAAGTTCGTGCTGGCGGCCGTATCCCGTTGATCATCGGCCGCGGCCTGACCGACAAGGCCCGTGCCGAATTGGGCCTGGGCCCTACCGACCTGTTCAAACTGCCTGAAGCACCTGTCGACACCGGCAAGGGCTTCACCCTGGCACAGAAAATGGTCGGCAAGGCTTGTGGCCTGCCAGAAGGCAAAGGCGTTCGTCCAGGTACTTACTGCGAACCGAAAATGACCACCGTCGGCTCTCAGGACACCACCGGTCCGATGACCCGTGACGAACTGAAAGACCTGGCGTGCCTGGGCTTCTCGACCGATCTGGTGATGCAGTCCTTCTGCCACACCGCGGCTTACCCTAAGCCGATCGACGTGACCACCCACCACACCCTGCCAGACTTCATCATGACCCGCGGCGGCGTTTCCCTGCGTCCGGGCGACGGCATCATCCACAGCTGGCTGAACCGTATGCTGCTGCCGGACACCGTCGGTACCGGTGGTGACTCCCACACCCGTTTCCCGATGGGCATTTCGTTCCCGGCCGGTTCCGGTCTGGTAGCGTTTGCCGCAGCCACTGGCGTTATGCCGCTGGACATGCCGGAATCGATCCTGGTGCGTTTCAAAGGCAAAATGCAACCGGGCGTCACCCTGCGTGACCTGGTTCACGCCATTCCTTACTTCGCGATTCAGGCTGGCCTGCTGACCGTCGAGAAGAAAGGCAAGAAGAACGCCTTCTCCGGCCGCATCCTGGAAATCGAAGGCCTGGACAACCTGAGCATCGAGCAAGCTTTCGAGCTGTCCGACGCCTCGGCCGAACGTTCGGCTGCCGGTTGTACCATCAAGCTGTCGAAAGAGTCGATCACCGAGTACCTGAGCTCCAACGTCACCCTGCTGCGCTGGATGATCGGCGAAGGCTACGGCGATGCACGTACCCTGGAACGTCGCGCTCAAGCGATGGAAGCCTGGATCGCCAACCCTGAGTTGATGGTTGCCGATGCTGACGCCGAATACGCTGAAATCATCGAAATCGACCTGGCCGACATCAAAGAGCCTGTGCTCTGCGCGCCAAACGATCCGGACGACGCCCGTCTGCTGTCCAGCGTTGCTGGCGAGAAGATCGACGAAGTGTTCATCGGTTCGTGCATGACCAACATCGGTCACTTCCGCGCTGCCGGCAAGTTGCTGGAACAGGTCAAAGGTCAGCTTCCAACCCGTCTGTGGCTGTCGCCGCCGACCAAAATGGACGCTCACCAGCTGACCGAAGAAGGCTACTACGGCATCTACGGCAAGGCCGGCGCTCGCATGGAAATGCCGGGCTGCTCGCTGTGCATGGGTAACCAGGCACGTGTAGAGCCGAACTCGACTGTTGTGTCGACGTCGACCCGTAACTTCCCGAACCGTCTGGGTGACGGCGCGAACGTCTACCTGGCTTCGGCCGAGCTGGCGTCTGTTGCTTCCATCCTGGGTCGCCTGCCGACCGTCGAGGAGTACATGGAATACGCTGGCAAGATCGACAGCATGGCGGCCGATGTTTACCGCTACCTGTCCTTCGACCAGATCGCCGAGTTCCGTGAAGCTGCTGCGAACGCCAACATCCCGGTCGTTCAAGCCTAACGCTGCAACGCAATAAAAAACGCCGCCCATCGTGAGATGAGCGGCGTTTTTTTATGCACGTATGTTTTGCCCTAACCCCTGTGGGAGCGAGCTTGGTCCGGGCGGCGTTCCGACGATGGCGGTAGTACATTCAATATCAATGTTGACTGACACACCGCCATCGTCGGAACGCCGCCCGGACCAAGCTCGCTCCCACAGGTTATGCGGACGACTTGAGTGCTTGTTGCACGGCACCGTCGACGCTCAAGCCGCTGAGAATCACCTGCTCCAGTTCCTGCGTCGGTAACAGCGCGAGAACCGCTTTGGCCTCGTGCTTGAGCCGTGCCAGGATCAACAACTTATCCAGCGCCCGCACTTGCATAAAAAACGCTTCCAGCGCCTCGATGCTGGTGCCATCGAGGTTTGGAGACTCCTCCAGACTGAGAATGATCGTATGAATCGGTGGCGATGCATGCCGGGCCAGGCGCAATGCACCGCCCAGAATGCGCTCCACGTTTGCAAAAAACAGCGCCTCGCTCGGCCTGACGATCAACACTCCGGGGATCTCGCTAGCCTGGGGATGGCGTTGCACGTCGACAAAATCATGGCCGCCGCCCATTTGGCCCAGCACCTGAATATCCGCCGATGACATCTGTTTCAACATCAGCACCACGCTGATCACCACCGCCACCAACAAGCCGTCCAACACACCCAGCACCAGCACCGCCGCCACCGCGCAAATCACCAGTAGCCGATCGCGACGCCAGACGAAATACCGGCCCAATGGCTGCAGGCTCAAGCCGCGTGCCAATGCATGAATGACGATGGCCGCCAGTACCGGCTCGGGGGTCAGGGCAATCCAGGGCAACACCGTCAAGACGATGAGCAACACCACCCCCGCTGCTACCGCGCCCGTCAGACGCGATCCAGCACCAGCCGCCTCATTGGCCGACGTCGCAGAGTAACCGGCGCCCGCCGGCATGCCATGGAACAGGCCCGACAGCACATTGGCTGCACCGAGTGCCAGCAGATCGCGGTTCGAGGACACACGGTCGCCGTGCTTGAGCGCAAACGAGGTGATCGATCCGTAAGACTCGGCGTACAGAATCATCACCATGGCAAACGCCAATTCGCCCAGGCGCAGCCAGTCGGTAAACGGCAGCACAGGAAGGCGCGGCACCTCCAGGCTCAAGTCGATCACGCCAATCAGTTTCACCCCATAAGCGGGCAAGTTCAGCCATTGACCGGCCGCGATGCCAAGCGCCACCACCAGTAAACCTCCTGGCAAACGCCTGACCCGCGTGCACAGCCACAGCACCAGCAAGGACACGGCCGCCACGAGCGCGCCGACCCGGTTC from Pseudomonas sp. ACM7 includes:
- a CDS encoding DUF1289 domain-containing protein, which encodes MPNQTIKTPCVGLCSTVYGDLVCRGCKRFHHEVINWNGYNEEEKRAVWLRLELLLSQVMASKLEVFDPQRLRLQLEQRKIRFVPHQSEYCWAYQLIARGARVINNLEAYGMVLMPEFRDWNLPELRDAIDREFFLLSEAHYQRYIAPGFLRDAFGG
- the acnB gene encoding bifunctional aconitate hydratase 2/2-methylisocitrate dehydratase, whose protein sequence is MLEAYRKHIEERAALGIVPQPLNAEQTAGLVELLKNPPAGEEAFLVDLITNRIPPGVDEAAYVKAGFLSALAKGEAKSPLIDKKRAVELLGTMQGGYNIVTLVNLLDDAELAPVAAEELKHTLLMFDAFHDVAEKAKNGNVHAKGVLQSWADGEWFKNRPVLADKISLRVFKVTGETNTDDLSPAPDAWSRPDIPLHALAMLKMAREGIVPDAQGVTGPMKQIEEMRGQGFPIAYVGDVVGTGSSRKSATNSVLWFFGDDVPFIPNKRAGGFCFGNKIAPIFYNTMEDAGALPIEFDVTNMHMGDVIDLYPHAGKVCKHGTDEVLTTFEMKTPVLLDEVRAGGRIPLIIGRGLTDKARAELGLGPTDLFKLPEAPVDTGKGFTLAQKMVGKACGLPEGKGVRPGTYCEPKMTTVGSQDTTGPMTRDELKDLACLGFSTDLVMQSFCHTAAYPKPIDVTTHHTLPDFIMTRGGVSLRPGDGIIHSWLNRMLLPDTVGTGGDSHTRFPMGISFPAGSGLVAFAAATGVMPLDMPESILVRFKGKMQPGVTLRDLVHAIPYFAIQAGLLTVEKKGKKNAFSGRILEIEGLDNLSIEQAFELSDASAERSAAGCTIKLSKESITEYLSSNVTLLRWMIGEGYGDARTLERRAQAMEAWIANPELMVADADAEYAEIIEIDLADIKEPVLCAPNDPDDARLLSSVAGEKIDEVFIGSCMTNIGHFRAAGKLLEQVKGQLPTRLWLSPPTKMDAHQLTEEGYYGIYGKAGARMEMPGCSLCMGNQARVEPNSTVVSTSTRNFPNRLGDGANVYLASAELASVASILGRLPTVEEYMEYAGKIDSMAADVYRYLSFDQIAEFREAAANANIPVVQA
- a CDS encoding SulP family inorganic anion transporter is translated as MGASAQPRADRPNRWLDVLAGLSIAGLLLPEAVAYSSIAALPPQAGVIALFTGLLCYGLFGTSRFAIVSATSSSAAVLAAATATLANGDSGLRMTLAIGLVLVTGGFFLLAGLFKLGSVTSFIAKPVLRGFAFGLAVTIILKQVASIVDVHLSNGNLIRFLAQLLEQLPQWNRVGALVAAVSLLVLWLCTRVRRLPGGLLVVALGIAAGQWLNLPAYGVKLIGVIDLSLEVPRLPVLPFTDWLRLGELAFAMVMILYAESYGSITSFALKHGDRVSSNRDLLALGAANVLSGLFHGMPAGAGYSATSANEAAGAGSRLTGAVAAGVVLLIVLTVLPWIALTPEPVLAAIVIHALARGLSLQPLGRYFVWRRDRLLVICAVAAVLVLGVLDGLLVAVVISVVLMLKQMSSADIQVLGQMGGGHDFVDVQRHPQASEIPGVLIVRPSEALFFANVERILGGALRLARHASPPIHTIILSLEESPNLDGTSIEALEAFFMQVRALDKLLILARLKHEAKAVLALLPTQELEQVILSGLSVDGAVQQALKSSA